In the genome of Pseudomonas sp. LBUM920, one region contains:
- a CDS encoding LuxR family transcriptional regulator, translated as MVNWRNTRLPKLEGENKITTVYEMIVNQTFQLGFEYCSFTMSSQQPANQTQPIRLNNYPNEWNALYNQAHFFDVDPIVAHCKRSVMPLVWDEKAFSTAPNLWTLAQSFGVHLGWTQAVHDFQGVFSMLTLGRSTGNVSPEELYEKAGQVLWLCHAMHAVVAQTYADTPSITPPCKLTPREIEILRWSAIGKTASEIATILCLSERTVGFHISSCLKKLGVTNKIAAVLRASKAGWF; from the coding sequence ATGGTTAACTGGCGCAACACGAGACTCCCAAAACTGGAAGGCGAGAACAAGATCACCACTGTTTACGAGATGATCGTCAATCAAACTTTCCAGCTCGGTTTTGAATATTGCTCATTTACGATGAGTTCCCAACAACCTGCCAACCAAACACAACCTATTCGATTAAACAACTATCCAAATGAATGGAATGCACTGTACAACCAAGCGCATTTTTTTGATGTGGATCCCATAGTCGCCCACTGCAAACGCAGCGTAATGCCGCTGGTCTGGGATGAAAAAGCGTTCAGCACCGCGCCGAATCTATGGACGCTGGCCCAATCGTTTGGTGTGCACCTGGGATGGACTCAAGCCGTGCATGACTTCCAGGGTGTGTTCAGCATGCTGACCCTGGGCCGAAGTACCGGCAACGTCAGCCCTGAAGAACTGTACGAAAAAGCAGGCCAGGTACTGTGGCTATGTCACGCCATGCACGCCGTCGTAGCGCAAACATATGCCGACACACCCAGTATCACGCCGCCCTGCAAACTGACCCCACGGGAAATAGAAATTCTCAGATGGTCAGCCATCGGCAAGACCGCCTCGGAAATCGCCACGATCCTGTGCCTGTCAGAGCGGACCGTGGGCTTTCATATCAGCAGTTGCCTCAAGAAACTGGGTGTTACCAACAAGATCGCGGCTGTACTGCGCGCCTCAAAAGCGGGGTGGTTTTAG